A part of Streptantibioticus cattleyicolor NRRL 8057 = DSM 46488 genomic DNA contains:
- a CDS encoding DNA glycosylase AlkZ-like family protein has protein sequence MPVLSTRALGRATPARQYLLDRADVPVPEAVAQLCGVQAQAPQEPPHRAVSRLRAFSPDRLDHALTGRQVVRTHLTRCTVHLVAWRARHDAAGYRGELDGVDLDEVAAAGRAVMADDRPRSMTELVREGRDRWPGPPVSALGELLVAALVPMAQLPPRGLRKSPAGVRNLTLTATTGRPTATSRAAAASRRSLRAMWVRGQSTADVPPRSARWCRRPPPPAVSRRAYAASRPVCPWFLRGQRVVVRLGLAAPRAAARARARTREGRDDLDARFPGLLGLAVPHGREVIAGW, from the coding sequence ATGCCCGTGCTGAGCACACGCGCCCTGGGCCGCGCGACCCCGGCCCGCCAGTATCTGCTCGATCGCGCCGACGTACCGGTGCCGGAGGCGGTGGCCCAGTTGTGCGGAGTGCAGGCCCAGGCGCCGCAGGAACCCCCTCACCGGGCTGTGTCAAGGCTGCGGGCTTTCTCGCCGGACCGGCTCGACCATGCGCTGACCGGCCGGCAGGTGGTGCGGACGCACCTGACGCGGTGCACCGTCCACCTGGTCGCCTGGCGGGCCCGCCATGACGCGGCCGGCTACCGGGGGGAACTCGACGGCGTCGACCTCGACGAGGTGGCCGCGGCCGGCCGGGCGGTCATGGCCGACGACCGGCCCCGCTCCATGACCGAACTCGTCCGGGAAGGGCGGGACCGCTGGCCCGGCCCACCGGTCAGCGCCCTCGGCGAACTCCTCGTCGCCGCCCTGGTGCCGATGGCCCAACTGCCCCCGCGCGGACTGCGGAAGTCGCCGGCCGGGGTGCGGAACCTGACGCTGACCGCCACCACGGGCCGGCCGACGGCCACGTCGCGCGCGGCGGCGGCGAGCAGGCGGTCGCTCAGGGCGATGTGGGTCAGGGGCCAGTCGACGGCGGACGTTCCTCCGCGGTCGGCACGGTGGTGTCGCCGACCGCCTCCGCCGGCCGTGAGCAGACGGGCGTATGCCGCTTCGAGACCGGTGTGTCCATGGTTCCTCCGGGGCCAACGGGTCGTGGTGCGGCTCGGGTTGGCGGCGCCGCGCGCGGCGGCCCGGGCGCGGGCGAGGACGAGAGAGGGCCGGGACGACCTCGACGCCCGCTTCCCCGGGCTGCTCGGCCTCGCCGTCCCGCACGGACGTGAGGTGATCGCCGGCTGGTGA
- a CDS encoding ABC transporter ATP-binding protein produces the protein MIRRRERDGQRAGAGQQADGEEELRFVDRTGSRERAGRQIRLVDMARRLPRLVRRSVVLAWATDRWAAAGLLACQVLSGAMQAMGLLAVSGTLAALLRGGEVYARLWSAWPSLALLAGAAAVRAGLGITVSWLSSRLGPQMSREAELALLEAVMEVELAAYNAPGFNHRKEAADRGAEVAQDLVGEGQDLIASLASLIAGAAVLTAVHPLLLPLLVLASLPQAVAQVGAARVRYLARLRSNGDLRLLSILRWHVCDARTADQVRAGTMADFLAGRYRRTTGRINRADRRAADTGARMSLAGSVCGGVASVVVWAAVVWLLATGRLSVGHAGTAVFALQAVGTALRGLVAGGARIMRTGLYMDDWSTFLEEAGGYRMRRGTVVPAAPREIVVRDVVFRYEEAAVDAVAGVSFTLRRGEVVALVGYNGSGKTTLANLLCGLYLPTSGSVTWDGVPTDALDPRAMWSQVALVPQEYAHWPLTARENITLGRTTGEGDSAIHAACARSGADEVVAELRSGLDTVLARDWLGGQELSGGQWQRIALTRAFYRPAGLVVLDEPTAALDPLGEHRIFAGLWELAATRAVVLITHRLTNVAVADRILVLDKGGVVQHGTFAELLDRPGLFRTLWEYQHDRGDGTPSAGHAGSPAPRQRTVPGRTATP, from the coding sequence GTGATCAGACGGCGTGAGCGAGACGGTCAGCGGGCCGGAGCCGGTCAACAGGCGGACGGCGAGGAGGAGTTGCGGTTCGTGGACCGCACCGGGAGCCGGGAGCGGGCCGGGCGGCAGATCCGCCTGGTGGACATGGCGCGCCGGCTGCCGCGGCTGGTACGCCGGTCGGTGGTGCTGGCCTGGGCGACGGACCGGTGGGCCGCGGCGGGGCTGCTGGCGTGCCAGGTGCTCTCCGGGGCGATGCAGGCGATGGGGCTGCTGGCGGTGAGCGGGACGCTGGCGGCGCTGTTGCGCGGTGGGGAGGTCTACGCGCGGTTGTGGTCGGCGTGGCCGTCGCTGGCGCTGCTCGCCGGGGCGGCGGCGGTACGGGCCGGGCTGGGGATCACGGTGTCGTGGCTCTCCTCCCGGCTGGGCCCGCAGATGTCCCGCGAGGCCGAACTGGCCTTGCTGGAGGCGGTGATGGAGGTCGAGCTGGCGGCGTACAACGCGCCGGGGTTCAACCACCGCAAGGAGGCCGCCGACCGGGGCGCCGAGGTCGCGCAGGACCTGGTCGGCGAGGGGCAGGACCTGATCGCCTCGCTGGCGTCGCTGATCGCCGGCGCGGCCGTGCTCACCGCCGTCCATCCGCTGCTGCTGCCGCTGTTGGTGCTGGCGAGTCTGCCGCAGGCGGTGGCGCAGGTGGGTGCCGCCCGGGTGCGGTATCTGGCGCGGTTGCGTTCCAACGGCGATCTGCGGCTGCTGTCGATCCTGCGCTGGCACGTGTGCGACGCCCGTACGGCCGACCAGGTGCGGGCCGGGACGATGGCGGACTTCCTGGCCGGGCGTTACCGGCGCACCACCGGGCGGATCAACCGGGCCGACCGGCGGGCCGCCGACACCGGGGCGCGGATGTCGCTGGCGGGGTCGGTGTGCGGCGGGGTGGCGTCGGTCGTGGTGTGGGCGGCGGTGGTGTGGCTGCTGGCCACCGGGCGGCTGAGCGTCGGCCACGCGGGCACCGCGGTCTTCGCGCTCCAGGCGGTGGGCACCGCGTTGCGCGGGCTGGTGGCCGGTGGCGCGCGGATCATGCGTACCGGTCTGTACATGGACGACTGGTCGACGTTCCTGGAGGAGGCCGGTGGTTACCGGATGCGCCGGGGCACCGTGGTGCCGGCCGCGCCGCGGGAGATCGTCGTGCGGGACGTGGTGTTCCGGTACGAGGAGGCCGCCGTGGACGCGGTCGCCGGGGTGTCGTTCACGCTGCGGCGCGGGGAGGTGGTGGCGCTGGTCGGGTACAACGGCAGCGGCAAGACCACCCTGGCGAACCTGCTGTGCGGCCTGTACCTGCCGACGAGCGGCTCGGTGACGTGGGACGGGGTGCCCACCGACGCGTTGGACCCGCGGGCGATGTGGTCCCAGGTCGCCCTCGTGCCGCAGGAGTACGCGCACTGGCCGCTGACCGCGCGGGAGAACATCACGCTGGGCCGGACCACCGGCGAGGGGGACTCCGCCATCCACGCCGCCTGCGCCCGCTCCGGGGCCGACGAGGTCGTGGCCGAACTGCGCTCGGGGCTGGACACGGTGCTGGCGCGCGACTGGCTCGGCGGCCAGGAACTCTCCGGCGGCCAGTGGCAACGCATCGCGCTCACCAGGGCGTTCTACCGTCCGGCCGGGCTGGTGGTGCTGGACGAGCCGACCGCCGCCCTCGATCCGCTCGGCGAGCACCGCATCTTCGCCGGGCTGTGGGAGCTGGCCGCCACCCGTGCCGTGGTGCTGATCACGCACCGGCTGACCAACGTCGCCGTCGCCGACCGCATCCTCGTCCTCGACAAGGGCGGCGTCGTCCAGCACGGCACCTTCGCCGAACTCCTCGACCGCCCCGGGCTCTTCCGCACGCTGTGGGAATACCAGCACGACCGGGGGGACGGCACCCCGTCGGCCGGCCACGCCGGCTCGCCCGCGCCCCGGCAACGCACCGTACCCGGACGGACCGCCACCCCGTGA
- a CDS encoding alpha/beta hydrolase family protein: MRTDRGRTTWPRRLLRVTLAVLAAVLVTAGGYAGVVAERHERPVALPAPTGHYHVGRAMFEWTDRHRADPLAPRPGMPRQLSVWLWYPAPPDAQGRPVPYAPGAWGQLHFGGPATIAETDFDLVRPHALDGVPVAAGRFPVVVLEPGLGFSAPQYTTIAENLAGHGYLVAGVTPTYSANLTVLHGHTVRATPAGDPGESDITAVGDRLVGVWSADARFAAAQVAGLDATGPFAGHVDRAHTAYVGHSLGGAASLEACRTDPRCAAAADLDGAQYGPVTRTGVGRPVLVMGSENSCVTGTCRPATAADAADRAVARTLLTAGSAPAWAYQIDGTAHFNYSDYGAYYLAAPVRGLLALGPIDGSLALTITNAYLTAFLDHTLRATPQPLLTGALHPFPQVRAERVPR, from the coding sequence ATGCGCACTGACCGGGGCCGGACCACCTGGCCGCGCCGTCTCCTGCGGGTGACCCTCGCCGTGCTCGCCGCGGTGCTCGTCACGGCCGGCGGTTACGCCGGTGTCGTGGCGGAACGGCACGAGCGGCCGGTCGCGCTACCCGCCCCCACCGGCCACTACCACGTCGGCCGGGCCATGTTCGAGTGGACCGACCGGCACCGCGCCGATCCGCTGGCCCCCCGGCCCGGCATGCCGCGCCAACTCTCCGTCTGGCTGTGGTATCCGGCGCCGCCGGACGCGCAGGGCCGGCCCGTTCCGTACGCGCCCGGTGCCTGGGGACAACTCCACTTCGGCGGACCCGCGACGATCGCCGAGACCGACTTCGACCTGGTGCGTCCGCACGCCCTCGACGGCGTGCCGGTGGCCGCCGGACGCTTCCCCGTCGTCGTACTCGAACCCGGACTCGGCTTCTCGGCGCCGCAATACACCACGATCGCCGAGAACCTGGCCGGCCACGGCTACCTCGTCGCCGGCGTCACGCCCACCTACAGCGCCAACCTGACCGTGCTGCACGGTCACACGGTCCGCGCCACCCCCGCGGGCGACCCCGGGGAGTCCGACATCACCGCCGTCGGTGACCGCCTGGTCGGGGTGTGGTCCGCCGACGCCAGGTTCGCCGCCGCCCAGGTCGCCGGGCTCGACGCGACCGGCCCGTTCGCCGGACACGTCGACCGCGCGCACACCGCCTACGTGGGGCACTCCCTCGGCGGCGCGGCCTCCCTCGAAGCCTGCCGCACCGACCCCCGCTGCGCCGCCGCCGCCGACCTCGACGGCGCGCAGTACGGGCCGGTCACCCGCACCGGCGTGGGCAGACCCGTGCTCGTCATGGGCTCCGAGAACTCCTGCGTGACCGGCACCTGCCGGCCGGCCACCGCCGCGGACGCCGCCGACCGGGCCGTGGCGCGCACCCTGCTCACCGCCGGCTCCGCCCCGGCCTGGGCCTACCAGATCGACGGCACCGCACACTTCAACTACAGCGACTACGGCGCCTACTACCTCGCCGCCCCGGTACGCGGTCTGCTCGCCCTCGGCCCCATCGACGGCTCCCTCGCCCTGACGATCACCAACGCCTACCTCACCGCCTTCCTCGACCACACCCTCCGGGCCACCCCGCAGCCCCTGCTCACCGGGGCCCTCCACCCCTTCCCGCAGGTGCGCGCCGAACGCGTCCCGCGCTGA
- a CDS encoding PadR family transcriptional regulator: MTSESDPVVLVLASLAEGPKHGYAITRDIAETVAVTLGPGTLYGVLTRLEGDGLIEALPAEGRRRPYRITAAGQRVLAEQVRQMRRIADLGLRRLGAAGAGA, translated from the coding sequence TTGACGTCGGAGAGCGATCCGGTCGTGCTGGTGCTGGCCAGCCTGGCCGAAGGGCCCAAACACGGGTACGCGATCACCCGGGACATCGCCGAGACGGTCGCCGTCACCCTGGGGCCGGGCACCCTGTACGGGGTGCTGACACGGCTGGAGGGGGACGGACTGATCGAGGCGCTGCCCGCCGAGGGCCGCCGCCGGCCGTACCGCATCACCGCGGCCGGACAGCGGGTCCTGGCCGAGCAGGTACGGCAGATGCGCCGGATCGCCGACCTGGGACTGCGGCGGCTCGGCGCGGCGGGGGCCGGGGCATGA
- the uriT gene encoding uridine transporter UriT, which produces MTTDSATRPVRTAAGTAALMTALLAACVAFQLNASMLSPALVTMARELHTDDAGAGLSQTAFFTASAMFSLFLPRFSDIAGRKRVLRWMLLVMAAGTVLAAVAPDITVLDIARVVQGASGPVVQISLLMLRSEVTDPKRFGTLMGVVAAVNGGIAGVDALAGGWLAGAYGFRSVFWVIAVVAVVAVALVTVGCRESRPSAGTPMDWPGVVPVVLCVAALLLAVDEAEKLGAANWPLAAALLIVAAVAFALFWRAEKRSRHPLVRIEDLKRRASWAPLLTTTLTLTGVFATVNGVLMSFVQNRQAGFGMDSSLASLAFLTPFALVGWVVGPFTGRLAPVLGYRRVLRWGLGASAVIIVVMAVAGVHSLPVMIVCTVLLGVSYAGVANIVLNLLGVVLAPKDHPGFLPGLVSAAFGLGAGLSFALLTAVQVSTGYVTAMLAGAVVTLAAFGASYFLPRPQDAEVTS; this is translated from the coding sequence ATGACCACCGACTCCGCCACCCGCCCGGTGCGGACGGCCGCCGGGACCGCGGCGCTGATGACGGCGCTCCTCGCCGCCTGCGTGGCCTTCCAGCTCAACGCCAGCATGCTCAGCCCCGCCCTGGTCACCATGGCCCGGGAACTCCACACCGACGACGCCGGGGCCGGGCTGTCGCAGACCGCGTTCTTCACCGCCTCGGCGATGTTCTCGCTCTTCCTGCCCCGGTTCAGCGACATCGCCGGACGCAAGCGGGTGCTGCGGTGGATGCTGCTGGTGATGGCGGCCGGCACGGTGCTGGCCGCCGTGGCGCCCGACATCACCGTCCTCGACATCGCGCGGGTGGTGCAGGGCGCCTCCGGCCCGGTGGTGCAGATCTCGCTGCTGATGCTGCGTTCCGAGGTCACCGACCCCAAGCGGTTCGGCACCCTGATGGGCGTGGTGGCCGCGGTCAACGGCGGCATCGCCGGGGTGGACGCCCTGGCGGGCGGCTGGCTGGCGGGTGCCTACGGCTTCCGCAGCGTCTTCTGGGTGATCGCGGTGGTGGCCGTGGTCGCCGTCGCGCTGGTCACGGTGGGGTGCCGGGAGTCGCGGCCGTCGGCGGGGACGCCGATGGACTGGCCCGGTGTGGTGCCGGTCGTGCTCTGTGTGGCGGCGCTGCTGCTCGCGGTGGACGAGGCCGAGAAGCTCGGCGCCGCCAACTGGCCGCTGGCCGCCGCCCTGTTGATCGTGGCGGCCGTCGCCTTCGCGCTCTTCTGGCGGGCGGAGAAGCGCAGCCGCCATCCGCTGGTGCGTATCGAGGACCTCAAGCGCCGGGCGAGCTGGGCCCCGCTGCTGACCACCACGCTCACCCTCACCGGGGTGTTCGCCACCGTCAACGGCGTGCTGATGTCGTTCGTGCAGAACCGTCAAGCGGGCTTCGGGATGGACTCCAGCCTGGCCTCGCTCGCCTTCCTCACCCCGTTCGCGCTGGTCGGCTGGGTCGTCGGACCGTTCACCGGCCGGCTGGCCCCGGTCCTCGGCTACCGCCGGGTGCTGCGGTGGGGGCTGGGGGCCAGCGCCGTGATCATCGTGGTGATGGCGGTGGCCGGGGTCCACTCGCTGCCGGTGATGATCGTCTGCACGGTGCTGCTCGGGGTGAGCTACGCCGGGGTCGCCAACATCGTGCTCAACCTGCTCGGCGTCGTCCTCGCGCCCAAGGACCACCCCGGGTTCCTGCCCGGGCTGGTGTCGGCCGCCTTCGGGCTCGGCGCCGGGCTGAGCTTCGCCCTGCTCACCGCCGTCCAGGTGTCGACCGGCTATGTGACCGCGATGCTGGCCGGTGCCGTCGTCACGCTGGCGGCCTTCGGCGCCTCGTACTTCCTGCCGCGCCCGCAGGACGCCGAGGTCACCTCCTGA
- a CDS encoding nucleoside hydrolase translates to MSATAPRPLLMDCDTGIDDAIALLYLCLTPGVDLRAVTTVAGNTSAEQAAVNTLQVLETAGRTDVPVAAGAATTLRGDTNEEATFVHGEGGLGGVRLPAPTAALDPRHAAELIVDTARAAGGDLEILATAPLTNLALALRAEPRLPQLVRHVTVMGGAVHHPGNISPVAEANIGHDPEAAALVLAAGWDLTVVPLDVTMRENLTEAHRLRLLAHGTPVSRLAGEILDFYFAFHEESALPFRGSACHDPLAAGIAVGEVTPKLAPRLPVTVDTADGAARGALVADTRGIHRGYPELPGANAVVVLETDGTFPELLVERLCRPGE, encoded by the coding sequence ATGTCCGCAACCGCACCGCGCCCGCTGCTCATGGACTGCGACACCGGCATCGACGACGCGATCGCCCTGCTCTACCTGTGTCTGACCCCCGGGGTCGACCTGCGCGCCGTCACCACCGTGGCCGGCAACACCAGCGCCGAGCAGGCCGCCGTCAACACCCTCCAGGTCCTGGAAACCGCCGGCCGCACCGACGTACCGGTGGCCGCGGGCGCCGCCACCACACTGCGCGGCGACACCAACGAGGAGGCGACCTTCGTGCACGGCGAGGGCGGCCTCGGCGGGGTGCGCCTCCCCGCGCCCACCGCCGCCCTCGACCCCCGGCACGCCGCCGAGCTGATCGTCGACACCGCCCGCGCGGCAGGCGGCGACCTGGAGATCCTGGCCACCGCCCCGCTGACCAACCTCGCCCTGGCGCTGCGCGCGGAACCGCGCCTGCCCCAACTGGTCCGCCACGTCACGGTGATGGGCGGAGCGGTGCACCACCCGGGCAACATCTCACCGGTGGCCGAGGCCAACATCGGCCACGACCCGGAGGCCGCCGCGCTCGTCCTCGCCGCCGGCTGGGACCTGACCGTCGTACCGCTCGACGTGACCATGCGGGAGAACCTCACCGAGGCACACCGGCTCCGGCTGCTGGCCCACGGCACCCCGGTCAGCCGCCTCGCCGGCGAGATCCTCGACTTCTACTTCGCCTTCCACGAGGAGTCGGCGCTGCCCTTCCGCGGTTCGGCCTGCCACGACCCGCTCGCCGCCGGGATCGCGGTCGGCGAGGTCACCCCGAAGCTCGCCCCGCGCCTGCCCGTCACCGTCGACACCGCCGACGGGGCCGCCCGCGGCGCGCTCGTCGCCGACACCCGCGGCATCCACCGCGGCTACCCCGAACTGCCCGGCGCCAACGCCGTCGTGGTGCTGGAGACCGACGGCACCTTCCCCGAACTGCTCGTCGAGCGCCTGTGCCGGCCGGGGGAGTGA
- a CDS encoding GntR family transcriptional regulator, producing the protein MSAPTDRRHSPRVELYQRIVAAIDDGTFPPGAKLPAEPVLAARLGVSRPALREVLILLQEDGVITRRQGSGSTVNQPPPPPGLERLLPVEKLLGAGTVRCRRLAVELEEPTDFSGYHLRLGPAERARFWESVVDVDGVPACFAHEWAAEGAVREHLTEAVLDQAAPPGQPCATMLATLLAAAGRLPLTGRSTLGATTLGKERGQAVSRPPETPALLVTQTVAAAGRPLMAAKYLFPAGAPLLHLNPRR; encoded by the coding sequence ATGTCCGCACCCACGGACCGCCGCCACTCGCCGCGCGTCGAGCTCTACCAGCGCATCGTGGCCGCGATCGACGACGGCACCTTCCCGCCGGGGGCGAAGCTGCCCGCCGAACCGGTGCTCGCCGCCCGGCTCGGGGTGAGCCGCCCGGCGCTGCGCGAGGTGCTGATCCTGCTCCAGGAGGACGGGGTGATCACCCGCCGCCAGGGCTCCGGCAGCACGGTCAACCAGCCGCCGCCCCCGCCCGGTCTGGAACGACTGCTGCCGGTGGAGAAGCTGCTCGGCGCCGGCACCGTACGCTGCCGCCGGCTCGCCGTCGAGCTGGAGGAGCCCACCGACTTCTCCGGCTACCACCTGCGCCTCGGCCCGGCCGAGCGGGCCCGGTTCTGGGAGAGCGTGGTGGACGTCGACGGCGTTCCGGCGTGCTTCGCCCACGAGTGGGCGGCCGAGGGGGCGGTGCGCGAACACCTCACGGAGGCGGTACTCGATCAGGCCGCGCCGCCCGGGCAGCCGTGCGCCACCATGCTCGCCACGCTGCTCGCGGCGGCCGGGCGGCTGCCGTTGACCGGACGCAGCACGCTGGGCGCCACCACGCTCGGCAAGGAACGCGGCCAGGCCGTCTCACGTCCGCCCGAGACGCCCGCGCTGCTCGTCACCCAGACCGTCGCGGCGGCCGGCCGGCCCCTGATGGCCGCCAAGTACCTCTTCCCCGCCGGGGCCCCGCTGCTCCACCTCAACCCGCGCCGCTGA
- a CDS encoding cupin domain-containing protein, which translates to MSGTRIAGGVVAAGVVAAAIVLAPGARHATATAPSGAAATRPPAETLTPLLQQPLPNAAGKTFTSVIVDFPPKARAVPHRHGAAFVYAYVLEGAVRSRLAGEPARTYRKGEQWVERPGAHHLLAENTSRTGHAKLLVVFVSRTGDRLKTDDRPRAARLSGAG; encoded by the coding sequence ATGAGCGGAACGCGGATCGCCGGCGGGGTGGTGGCCGCCGGTGTGGTGGCCGCCGCGATCGTCCTCGCCCCCGGGGCGAGGCACGCGACCGCCACCGCTCCGTCCGGAGCCGCCGCCACCCGGCCGCCGGCCGAGACGCTGACGCCCCTGCTCCAGCAGCCACTGCCCAACGCCGCCGGGAAGACGTTCACTTCGGTGATCGTGGACTTCCCGCCGAAGGCGCGCGCGGTGCCGCACCGGCACGGCGCCGCGTTCGTCTACGCCTACGTGCTGGAGGGCGCGGTACGCAGCCGCCTGGCCGGCGAGCCCGCGCGTACGTACCGCAAGGGCGAGCAGTGGGTCGAGCGGCCGGGCGCCCACCATCTGCTCGCGGAGAACACCAGCCGTACCGGACACGCCAAGCTGCTGGTGGTCTTCGTCTCCCGTACCGGGGACCGGCTCAAGACCGACGACCGGCCGCGGGCCGCCCGCCTCAGCGGCGCGGGTTGA
- a CDS encoding TetR/AcrR family transcriptional regulator, whose protein sequence is MASDRRTLLADAALDVLADEGIRGLTHRAVDRRAAMPPGTTSAYFRTRAALLTGLVLRLVHLDQTELRTMAEHLAPLRTAEELVDGMALLARRRLTGEGRRRSLARYACAVESVRAPELREILVPRENTGREAVRQFLVAHGVTDVENRTHTLLTCVDGLVFDRLVSGGEVPREALEGLVAAALR, encoded by the coding sequence ATGGCATCGGACCGTCGCACCCTGCTCGCGGACGCGGCCCTCGACGTACTCGCCGACGAGGGGATCCGCGGCCTGACCCATCGCGCCGTGGACCGCCGGGCGGCCATGCCGCCCGGCACCACGTCGGCCTACTTCCGCACCCGCGCCGCACTGCTCACCGGGCTCGTCCTGCGCCTGGTCCACCTCGACCAGACCGAACTGCGGACCATGGCCGAGCACCTCGCGCCACTGCGCACCGCCGAGGAACTGGTGGACGGCATGGCACTGCTCGCCCGCCGCCGGCTCACCGGCGAGGGCCGCCGCCGCTCCCTCGCCCGCTACGCCTGCGCGGTCGAGAGCGTTCGCGCCCCGGAACTGCGGGAGATCCTGGTCCCCCGCGAGAACACCGGCCGCGAGGCCGTCCGCCAGTTCCTCGTCGCGCACGGCGTGACGGACGTCGAGAACCGCACGCACACCCTGCTGACATGTGTCGACGGACTCGTCTTCGACCGGCTCGTCAGCGGCGGCGAGGTACCGCGCGAGGCCCTGGAGGGACTGGTCGCCGCGGCCCTGCGGTAG
- a CDS encoding FAD-dependent monooxygenase translates to MGNTAVIVGGGIGGLATAIGLRRIGWETTVVERAPVLDDAGAGISLAANGLRALDELGVGTAVREASQGQYSGGTRTPGGGWLARMDGAALERAVGTPIMGIPRSTLHRLLREALPAETLLIGSEAGSVERNGPGTVRVACGDTVLEADLVVAADGVGSKVRRRLFPAHPGPVYSGSTVLRAITAQPVGLRTDFELTWGPGAEFGHIAFRDGRAEWHAVLTLPPGTRFTDPLAELRRRFRGWHDPIPALLDATTADAVLHHDVNELRAPLPSFTVGRVALLGDAAHAMTPNLGQGACQALEDAVTLAAALADGPTVEAGLARYDAERRPRSQAVARAARQAGRMGHQLSHPAAVALRNAAMRLTPSGAAVRMILRHHAWVPPHLN, encoded by the coding sequence ATGGGCAACACGGCGGTGATCGTCGGAGGAGGCATCGGCGGGCTGGCCACCGCGATAGGTCTGCGCCGCATCGGCTGGGAGACGACGGTCGTGGAGCGGGCACCCGTGCTCGACGACGCCGGGGCGGGCATCTCGCTGGCCGCCAACGGCCTGCGGGCCCTGGACGAACTCGGCGTCGGCACGGCGGTGCGGGAGGCTTCGCAGGGCCAGTACAGCGGCGGCACCCGCACCCCGGGGGGCGGCTGGCTGGCCCGGATGGACGGCGCCGCGCTGGAGCGGGCGGTCGGCACGCCGATCATGGGCATCCCCCGCTCCACGTTGCACCGGCTGCTGCGCGAGGCGCTGCCCGCCGAGACGCTGCTGATCGGCTCCGAGGCCGGCTCGGTGGAGCGGAACGGCCCGGGCACGGTGCGGGTCGCCTGCGGGGACACGGTGCTGGAGGCCGATCTGGTGGTGGCCGCCGACGGCGTCGGCAGCAAGGTCCGCCGCCGGCTCTTCCCGGCCCACCCCGGCCCGGTCTACAGCGGTTCGACGGTGCTGCGCGCCATCACCGCGCAACCGGTCGGACTGCGCACCGACTTCGAGCTGACCTGGGGACCGGGCGCCGAGTTCGGCCACATCGCCTTCCGGGACGGACGGGCCGAGTGGCACGCGGTCCTCACCCTGCCGCCCGGGACGCGGTTCACCGACCCGCTGGCCGAACTGCGCCGGCGGTTCCGCGGCTGGCACGACCCGATCCCCGCCCTGCTCGACGCGACCACGGCCGACGCCGTGCTCCACCACGACGTCAACGAACTCCGCGCGCCGCTCCCCTCGTTCACCGTGGGCCGCGTCGCGCTGCTCGGTGACGCCGCGCACGCGATGACCCCCAACCTCGGTCAGGGCGCCTGCCAGGCGCTGGAGGACGCGGTCACCCTGGCCGCCGCGCTCGCCGACGGGCCGACGGTCGAGGCCGGGCTCGCCCGGTACGACGCCGAGCGCCGGCCGCGCAGCCAGGCGGTCGCGCGGGCCGCCCGGCAGGCGGGACGGATGGGCCACCAACTGTCGCACCCGGCGGCCGTCGCCCTGCGCAACGCGGCGATGCGGCTGACGCCCTCCGGCGCCGCCGTGCGGATGATCCTGCGCCACCACGCCTGGGTCCCGCCGCACCTGAACTGA
- a CDS encoding TetR/AcrR family transcriptional regulator, translating to MNEGRRAARRQVLQVAAELLEEGGSEAVSTRAVAAAAGITAPALYRMFDDKDGLLAELAAYGFERYLAEKREALALTPDDPVADLYRGWDLHVDFGLRHPAFYMLMYGTVRPGQRPPAADEAHALLVELLSRAADAGRLRVPVEQATRVIHAATTGATLALIGEEPSVRDLTTSARLRDTVIASVTTDSPAPPGSDLASRALALDAALETALTTGPGVPLRDTETALLRDWLQRLAG from the coding sequence ATGAACGAGGGACGACGCGCCGCGCGGCGCCAGGTACTTCAGGTGGCCGCCGAGCTTTTGGAGGAGGGCGGCAGCGAAGCGGTCTCCACGCGCGCCGTCGCCGCAGCCGCGGGCATCACGGCCCCCGCGCTCTACCGGATGTTCGACGACAAGGACGGACTCCTGGCCGAGCTGGCGGCCTACGGATTCGAGAGGTACCTGGCCGAGAAACGGGAGGCACTGGCGCTGACCCCGGACGACCCGGTGGCCGACCTCTACCGCGGCTGGGACCTGCACGTCGACTTCGGGCTGCGGCACCCCGCGTTCTACATGCTCATGTACGGCACCGTGCGACCCGGGCAGCGGCCCCCCGCCGCCGACGAGGCGCACGCCCTGCTCGTGGAGCTGCTGAGCCGGGCGGCCGACGCCGGGCGCCTCCGGGTTCCGGTGGAGCAGGCGACCCGCGTCATCCACGCGGCGACGACGGGTGCCACCCTCGCGCTGATCGGCGAAGAGCCCTCGGTGCGGGACCTGACCACGTCGGCACGGCTGCGGGACACCGTCATCGCCTCGGTCACCACCGACTCGCCCGCCCCGCCCGGGTCGGACCTGGCCTCGCGCGCCCTCGCCCTCGACGCCGCGCTGGAAACGGCGCTCACCACCGGGCCCGGGGTGCCGCTGCGGGACACGGAGACGGCTCTGCTGCGCGATTGGCTGCAACGGCTGGCGGGCTGA